A single genomic interval of Amycolatopsis albispora harbors:
- a CDS encoding YbhB/YbcL family Raf kinase inhibitor-like protein, producing MDPFERLPEVPSFTLTSTSVEDGQPLPDAQRAGKDISPQLSWSDAPPGTKSYAVTVYDPDAPTMSGFWHWAVVNLPATVTSLPEGVEELPEPAFQLPNDARVAGFAGAAPPAGHGPHRYFITVHALDVEDIGVPADSTPAMLSFSMSAHTLGRATLVATAETPGPERIEVTRLIPAPADAIFAVLTDPQGHVDIDASGMLLDAEGAPVERPGDRFLVHMDREALGDVPLGKYDVEVVITKLTPGEEIAWTIEGQFRPYVRHVYGYRLAPADGGTLVTSYYDWSAVSEQWRQRVSFPVVPESALKATLGILERTVRRRAA from the coding sequence ATGGATCCCTTCGAACGCCTCCCCGAAGTCCCCAGCTTCACCCTCACCAGCACCAGCGTGGAAGACGGTCAGCCGCTGCCCGACGCCCAGCGCGCGGGCAAGGACATCAGCCCGCAACTGTCCTGGAGCGACGCGCCGCCGGGCACCAAGAGCTACGCCGTCACCGTGTACGACCCCGACGCGCCGACGATGTCCGGCTTCTGGCACTGGGCCGTCGTCAACCTCCCCGCGACGGTCACCTCGCTGCCCGAGGGCGTCGAGGAACTTCCCGAGCCCGCGTTCCAGCTGCCCAACGACGCCCGCGTCGCCGGGTTCGCGGGCGCCGCGCCGCCCGCCGGGCACGGACCGCACCGCTACTTCATCACCGTCCACGCGCTCGACGTCGAGGACATCGGGGTGCCCGCCGACAGCACCCCGGCGATGCTGAGCTTCAGCATGTCCGCGCACACCCTCGGCCGCGCCACCCTGGTCGCCACCGCGGAAACCCCCGGCCCCGAACGGATCGAGGTCACCCGGCTCATCCCCGCGCCGGCCGACGCGATCTTCGCCGTGCTGACCGATCCCCAAGGCCACGTGGACATCGACGCGTCAGGCATGCTGCTCGACGCCGAGGGAGCGCCGGTCGAACGCCCTGGCGACCGGTTCCTGGTCCACATGGACCGCGAAGCGCTCGGCGACGTCCCGCTCGGCAAGTACGACGTCGAGGTGGTCATCACCAAGCTCACGCCGGGCGAGGAGATCGCCTGGACCATCGAGGGGCAGTTCCGGCCGTACGTGCGGCACGTCTACGGCTACCGGCTGGCCCCGGCGGACGGCGGCACGCTGGTCACGTCGTACTACGACTGGTCGGCGGTCAGCGAGCAGTGGCGGCAGCGGGTCAGCTTTCCGGTGGTCCCCGAATCCGCGCTCAAAGCCACGCTCGGCATCCTCGAACGCACCGTCCGCCGCCGCGCCGCCTGA
- a CDS encoding DUF6350 family protein, with translation MQVLTTGPDGAERLSDHGTHEQVTGAARVRVLLVAAVLPLLVGYTLAAGSVAAVAGLAPGSGFTLTGALRGGGPAWLATQQVPLGLGGHPLSVLPLLPTIVLLLLVAKVASAAARRLGHTEPGQAIGVVGVIACAHATAGVTVAVLCSGTPVEVEPLTAFLLPGVLSGAAATAGVLARCGLPEPVRQYVDPVAVRGLRAGALGLAALLVAGALVVLLGFGVSVPETMRLFDAETAGSGAGMLLVSVVYLPNAVVAGLSFAAGPGFSIGAVNVTPFAFDGGPVPALPILAALPEERAAWWPALLVLPVLAGALCGWTLRRCDPDPLVRVRAAAIAGATAGFGCVLLGTFAGGRFGDALFDPVSVPVALFSLAGSCWVALPAALVAWVSGSTAPVVHAPVEEEIPADEAVTEVFDAIQDDAAEETGDEPDESAEDAAETDGDTEDTEDPEDPEDTADPEDTEDAAAAEEAEAEPEAEEPVEPAKVEPAEAVAESREASAEPEEDVAEPAEGVAAAEPDPGASEEPERRD, from the coding sequence ATGCAGGTGCTCACCACCGGGCCGGACGGCGCCGAGCGGTTGAGCGACCACGGCACGCACGAGCAGGTCACCGGGGCGGCTCGGGTTCGCGTGCTCCTGGTCGCCGCCGTGCTCCCGCTGCTCGTCGGATACACGCTCGCCGCGGGCTCGGTGGCTGCGGTGGCCGGGCTCGCCCCCGGTTCCGGGTTCACCCTCACCGGCGCCCTGCGTGGTGGCGGCCCGGCGTGGCTGGCCACCCAGCAGGTGCCGCTGGGCCTCGGCGGGCATCCGCTCAGCGTGCTGCCGCTGCTGCCGACGATCGTGCTGCTGCTCCTGGTCGCGAAGGTCGCCTCGGCCGCCGCGCGACGGCTCGGGCACACCGAACCGGGGCAGGCGATCGGCGTGGTCGGGGTGATCGCCTGTGCCCACGCCACCGCCGGGGTCACCGTCGCGGTGCTGTGCAGCGGCACGCCGGTCGAGGTCGAGCCGCTGACCGCCTTCCTGCTGCCCGGTGTGCTGTCCGGGGCGGCCGCGACGGCCGGGGTGCTCGCCCGGTGCGGGCTGCCGGAACCGGTGCGGCAGTACGTCGACCCGGTCGCGGTGCGCGGGCTGCGTGCCGGTGCGCTCGGGCTCGCCGCGCTGCTGGTGGCCGGGGCGCTGGTGGTGCTGCTCGGGTTCGGCGTGTCGGTGCCGGAGACCATGCGGTTGTTCGACGCCGAGACCGCCGGCAGCGGCGCGGGCATGCTGCTGGTTTCCGTGGTGTACCTGCCGAACGCGGTGGTGGCCGGGCTGTCCTTCGCGGCCGGGCCCGGGTTCTCGATCGGTGCGGTGAACGTCACGCCGTTCGCCTTCGACGGTGGTCCGGTGCCCGCCCTGCCGATCCTGGCCGCGCTGCCCGAGGAGCGGGCGGCGTGGTGGCCCGCGTTGCTGGTGCTGCCCGTGCTGGCCGGGGCGCTGTGCGGGTGGACGCTGCGCCGCTGCGACCCGGATCCGCTGGTCCGCGTGCGCGCGGCGGCGATCGCCGGTGCGACCGCGGGTTTCGGCTGTGTGCTGCTCGGCACCTTCGCCGGTGGCCGGTTCGGGGACGCGTTGTTCGATCCGGTGAGCGTGCCCGTCGCGTTGTTCTCGCTGGCCGGGTCGTGCTGGGTGGCGCTTCCGGCGGCGCTGGTCGCGTGGGTGAGCGGCAGCACGGCGCCGGTGGTCCACGCGCCCGTCGAGGAGGAGATCCCGGCGGACGAGGCGGTCACCGAGGTCTTCGACGCCATCCAAGATGACGCTGCTGAGGAAACCGGCGACGAGCCGGACGAGTCAGCCGAGGATGCGGCGGAAACCGACGGAGACACCGAAGACACGGAAGACCCGGAAGACCCGGAAGACACCGCCGACCCCGAAGACACCGAAGACGCCGCTGCCGCCGAAGAGGCCGAAGCCGAGCCCGAGGCCGAAGAACCGGTCGAGCCCGCGAAGGTCGAGCCCGCGGAAGCCGTCGCCGAGAGCCGGGAAGCCAGTGCCGAGCCGGAGGAAGACGTGGCCGAGCCCGCGGAAGGCGTGGCCGCGGCCGAGCCGGATCCGGGTGCCTCCGAGGAGCCGGAACGCCGCGACTAG
- a CDS encoding GntR family transcriptional regulator — MLSERAYAHLRAAILRGDHAPGDALKPQDLAKELGVSLAVVREALVRLVGEGFADRLPNRGFAVPAFSDRRWQEIAEARRAVEPVVLRMSVERGDVDWEARVRAAHHRLARTPPYPPGGGEHYSEAWSEAHRVFHRTLLEGCGNPVLLETFDRMWTASELARRWSARRTPGRDGVAEHRRLEEAALARDADAAAEVLAEHLTLTAAGLSDGLS, encoded by the coding sequence ATGCTCTCCGAGCGCGCCTACGCCCACCTGCGTGCCGCGATCCTGCGTGGGGATCACGCCCCCGGTGACGCGCTCAAGCCGCAGGACCTCGCCAAGGAACTGGGCGTGAGCCTGGCCGTGGTGCGCGAGGCGCTGGTGCGCCTGGTCGGCGAGGGCTTCGCCGACCGGTTGCCGAATCGCGGCTTTGCCGTCCCGGCCTTTTCGGATCGGCGCTGGCAGGAGATCGCGGAGGCGCGCCGGGCCGTGGAACCGGTTGTGCTGCGAATGTCCGTCGAGCGTGGTGACGTCGACTGGGAGGCGCGGGTCCGGGCCGCGCACCACCGGCTGGCGCGCACGCCGCCGTATCCGCCGGGTGGGGGTGAGCACTACAGCGAGGCGTGGTCCGAGGCGCATCGGGTGTTTCACCGGACATTGCTGGAGGGGTGCGGCAATCCGGTGCTGCTGGAGACGTTCGACCGGATGTGGACCGCGAGCGAGCTGGCGCGTCGATGGTCGGCGCGGCGCACTCCCGGCCGGGACGGTGTCGCCGAGCATCGCAGGCTGGAGGAGGCCGCGCTGGCGCGTGACGCCGATGCCGCCGCGGAGGTGCTGGCCGAACACCTCACGCTGACGGCCGCGGGCTTGTCGGATGGGCTCAGCTGA
- a CDS encoding GNAT family N-acetyltransferase has protein sequence MPIIALRQATPADDEFCFQLHKASLGEYVAELWGWEDDVQREHHHRVFVPERWQIVTVDGADAGILVVEDHPEGLYLGRIELHPDYQGRGIGGVLIQRLIDSGQPVHLEVLSVNRRAQEFYRRHGFRETGRRAHKILMRRG, from the coding sequence ATGCCGATCATCGCGCTGCGCCAGGCGACGCCCGCTGACGACGAGTTCTGCTTCCAGCTGCACAAGGCCTCCCTCGGCGAGTACGTGGCCGAACTGTGGGGCTGGGAGGACGACGTCCAGCGCGAGCACCACCACCGCGTGTTCGTGCCGGAGCGCTGGCAGATCGTCACGGTGGACGGTGCCGACGCGGGCATCCTGGTCGTCGAGGACCACCCGGAGGGGCTGTACCTGGGCCGCATCGAGCTGCACCCCGATTACCAGGGGCGCGGTATCGGGGGCGTGCTCATCCAGCGGCTGATCGATTCCGGGCAGCCGGTCCACCTCGAGGTGCTGTCGGTGAACCGGCGGGCCCAGGAGTTCTATCGGCGCCACGGTTTCCGGGAAACCGGGCGGCGCGCGCACAAGATCCTGATGCGCCGCGGATAG
- a CDS encoding DUF6228 family protein — translation MPANCAHDWLSPDREASCLDDEEVVIRCERHPAASVRFAERHATSGTSPQLLFIVRASAPGLDARLEDVTNFVTGRELARFLDGLDFRGWEGTRHWVNSDRDLRIGAVYEPGGHLRLTWTLRPWRHSVQGDWTATVSTWMEAGAAKDKLAARLHQFLTADGFPVDYHETYDAFS, via the coding sequence ATGCCTGCGAATTGCGCCCATGACTGGCTCTCCCCGGACCGCGAGGCGAGCTGCCTGGACGACGAAGAAGTGGTGATCCGCTGCGAGCGCCACCCGGCGGCGTCGGTGCGGTTCGCGGAACGGCACGCCACGTCGGGCACCTCGCCCCAGCTGCTCTTCATCGTGCGGGCGAGCGCCCCCGGACTCGACGCCCGCCTGGAAGACGTCACCAACTTCGTCACCGGCCGGGAGCTGGCCCGGTTCCTCGACGGCCTCGACTTCCGCGGCTGGGAAGGCACGCGCCACTGGGTCAACTCCGATCGCGATCTGCGGATCGGCGCCGTCTACGAGCCGGGCGGCCACCTCCGGCTGACCTGGACCCTGCGACCGTGGCGGCACTCCGTCCAAGGCGACTGGACCGCCACCGTCAGCACCTGGATGGAAGCCGGTGCCGCGAAGGACAAGCTGGCCGCGCGCCTCCACCAGTTCCTCACCGCGGACGGCTTCCCCGTCGACTACCACGAAACCTACGACGCGTTCAGCTGA
- the purN gene encoding phosphoribosylglycinamide formyltransferase — protein MELPTPARVVVLASGSGTLLQALLDESARSGFGATVVAVGADRTGIEALSRAERAGVPSFTVRVADHPDRAAWDKALTDAVAAYRPDLVVSAGFMKILGERFLARFEHRVINTHPALLPSFPGMHAVADALAAGVKVTGSTVHFVDAGMDTGPIIAQEAVVVEESDTEDRLHERIKSVERRLLVDVVAKLCRAGCTVDGRKVSFR, from the coding sequence TTGGAGCTGCCCACCCCGGCCAGGGTGGTGGTGCTCGCCTCGGGGTCCGGAACCCTGTTGCAGGCCTTGCTCGACGAATCCGCCCGGTCCGGTTTCGGCGCGACGGTGGTCGCCGTCGGCGCGGACCGCACCGGGATCGAGGCCCTTTCCCGTGCCGAACGCGCCGGGGTGCCCAGCTTCACCGTCCGCGTCGCCGACCACCCCGACCGCGCGGCCTGGGACAAGGCGCTGACCGACGCGGTCGCCGCCTACCGGCCCGATCTGGTGGTCTCCGCCGGGTTCATGAAGATCCTCGGCGAACGCTTCCTGGCGCGCTTCGAGCACCGGGTGATCAACACGCATCCGGCGCTGCTGCCGTCGTTCCCCGGGATGCACGCGGTCGCCGACGCGCTCGCCGCCGGGGTGAAGGTCACCGGGTCCACCGTGCACTTCGTGGACGCCGGCATGGACACCGGCCCGATCATCGCCCAGGAGGCGGTGGTGGTGGAGGAGTCCGACACCGAGGACCGGCTGCACGAGCGGATCAAGTCGGTGGAACGGCGGCTGCTGGTGGACGTGGTCGCGAAGCTGTGCCGTGCGGGCTGCACGGTGGACGGACGGAAGGTGAGTTTCAGGTGA
- the purH gene encoding bifunctional phosphoribosylaminoimidazolecarboxamide formyltransferase/IMP cyclohydrolase: MSEPGRKPVKRALIGVSDKAGLLELATGLHAAGVEIVSTGGTARVIADAGVPVTPVEEVTGFPESLDGRVKTLHPRVHAGLLADRDREEHVAQLKQLDIAPFDLLVVNLYPFQQTVASGASFEDCVENIDIGGPAMVRAAAKNHGSVAVVVDPARYDWVLERVRDGGFDQEDRKRLAAKAYAHTASYDIAVANWFANAYAPADDSGFADFKGTSWERGEVLRYGENPHQPAALYRHWSGGGIAHAEQLHGKAMSYNNYVDADAARRAAYDFDEPSVAIIKHANPCGIAVGVDVAEAHRKAHACDPVSAYGGVIATNRPVSLAAAEQIADIFTEVLVAPAFDEDALEVLKRKKNIRLLRLPDAGVYRIEERPISGGVLVQAADAIDAPGDDPANWTLATGEAADEATLADLEFAWRAVRAVKSNAILLAHDRATVGAGMGQVNRVDSARLAVARAGDRAKGSVAASDAFFPFPDGLEVLTEAGVRAVVQPGGSVRDAEVLAAAEAAGVTVYLTGTRHFAH, from the coding sequence GTGAGCGAGCCGGGGCGGAAGCCGGTCAAGCGGGCGCTGATCGGCGTTTCGGACAAGGCAGGACTGCTGGAACTGGCGACCGGGTTGCACGCCGCCGGCGTGGAGATCGTGTCCACCGGCGGCACCGCGAGGGTGATCGCGGACGCCGGTGTGCCGGTCACCCCGGTCGAGGAGGTCACCGGCTTTCCCGAGTCGCTCGACGGCCGGGTCAAGACCCTGCACCCGCGGGTGCACGCCGGGCTGCTCGCCGACCGCGACCGCGAAGAGCACGTGGCGCAGCTCAAGCAGCTCGACATCGCGCCGTTCGACCTGCTGGTGGTGAACCTCTACCCGTTCCAGCAGACGGTGGCGTCGGGCGCTTCGTTCGAGGACTGCGTGGAGAACATCGACATCGGCGGCCCGGCGATGGTGCGCGCGGCGGCGAAGAACCACGGCAGCGTGGCCGTCGTGGTGGACCCGGCGCGGTACGACTGGGTGCTGGAGCGCGTGCGTGACGGCGGGTTCGACCAGGAGGACCGCAAGCGCCTGGCGGCGAAGGCCTACGCGCACACGGCTTCCTACGACATCGCGGTGGCCAACTGGTTCGCCAACGCGTACGCGCCGGCCGACGACTCCGGTTTCGCCGACTTCAAGGGCACGTCGTGGGAACGCGGTGAGGTGCTGCGCTACGGCGAGAACCCGCACCAGCCCGCCGCGCTGTACCGGCACTGGAGCGGCGGCGGGATCGCGCACGCCGAGCAGCTGCACGGAAAGGCCATGTCCTACAACAACTACGTCGACGCCGATGCCGCGCGCCGGGCGGCGTACGACTTCGACGAGCCGTCGGTGGCGATCATCAAGCACGCCAACCCGTGCGGCATCGCGGTCGGTGTGGACGTCGCGGAGGCACACCGCAAGGCGCACGCCTGCGACCCGGTTTCGGCCTACGGCGGGGTGATCGCCACGAACCGCCCGGTGTCGCTGGCCGCCGCCGAGCAGATCGCGGACATCTTCACCGAGGTGCTGGTGGCGCCCGCGTTCGACGAGGACGCGCTGGAAGTGCTGAAGCGCAAGAAGAACATCCGGTTGCTGCGCCTGCCCGACGCCGGGGTGTACCGGATCGAGGAGCGGCCGATCTCCGGCGGCGTGCTGGTGCAGGCCGCCGACGCGATCGACGCACCCGGTGACGACCCGGCGAACTGGACGTTGGCCACCGGCGAGGCGGCCGACGAGGCCACCCTCGCCGACCTGGAGTTCGCCTGGCGCGCGGTGCGCGCGGTGAAGTCCAACGCGATCCTGCTGGCCCACGATCGGGCGACCGTCGGCGCGGGCATGGGCCAGGTGAACCGGGTCGACTCGGCGCGGCTCGCGGTCGCGCGTGCCGGTGACCGGGCCAAGGGCTCGGTGGCCGCCTCCGACGCGTTCTTCCCGTTCCCGGACGGGCTGGAAGTGCTGACCGAGGCCGGGGTGCGCGCGGTGGTGCAGCCGGGCGGTTCGGTGCGGGACGCCGAGGTGCTCGCCGCGGCCGAGGCCGCCGGGGTCACGGTGTACCTCACCGGCACCCGTCACTTCGCGCACTGA
- a CDS encoding DNA polymerase Y family protein, whose translation MSSGAPRTLVLWCPDWPVVAACAAESVPPDRPAAVFSGNRVVACSALARADGVRRGMRRRDAQSRCPELVVFGVEPERDARFFEEVAVAVEELVVGVEVVRPGIVAMPVTGAAGYFGGEARLAELLVDQVAARAGVECQVGIADGLFAATLAAHRAALVEPGATAAFLAPLDIRVLDQPGADRADLVDLLRRLGLRTLGAFAALTTREVLSRFGADGEIAHRLAAGRSERPPVRRRPPPELTVTKEFDPPLDRVDVAAFMAKTMAAGFQAGLTAWGLACTRLGVHARTGNGQEMSRIWRCAEPLDEQGVADRVRWQFEGWLKGTPESRPTAGVVQLRLVPEETVEGRSLQLGLVGTEQQLADERAAQAMVHVQGLLGPEAVVTPVLDGGRGPAERVRLVPWGERRVPARLPEARWDGRLPMPATVFPEPPPARVFDPSGTELRITERYQLSGPPAAVVVNGGPAHTVRDWAGPWRARHGRSDRMRLQVVLDGKPARALLLARALDHPMWTVEGEYG comes from the coding sequence ATGAGTAGCGGCGCACCGCGGACGTTGGTGCTCTGGTGCCCCGACTGGCCCGTGGTGGCGGCCTGCGCGGCGGAATCAGTACCCCCGGACCGGCCCGCGGCCGTCTTCTCCGGCAACCGCGTGGTCGCCTGCTCCGCCCTGGCCCGCGCGGACGGCGTGCGCCGCGGCATGCGGCGGCGTGATGCGCAGTCGCGGTGTCCGGAGCTGGTGGTGTTCGGCGTGGAACCGGAGCGCGACGCCCGGTTCTTCGAGGAGGTCGCCGTCGCGGTCGAGGAGTTGGTGGTCGGGGTCGAGGTGGTGCGGCCGGGCATCGTGGCCATGCCGGTCACCGGCGCGGCGGGCTACTTCGGCGGCGAGGCGCGGCTGGCCGAACTCCTCGTGGACCAGGTGGCCGCCCGCGCGGGCGTGGAGTGCCAGGTGGGCATCGCGGACGGGCTGTTCGCGGCCACCCTCGCCGCGCACCGGGCGGCGCTGGTGGAGCCCGGCGCCACCGCGGCCTTCCTGGCCCCGCTGGACATCCGGGTTCTCGACCAGCCGGGCGCGGACCGCGCCGACCTGGTCGACCTGCTGCGCCGCCTCGGCCTGCGCACGCTGGGCGCCTTCGCGGCCCTGACCACCCGCGAGGTGCTCAGCCGCTTCGGGGCGGACGGGGAGATCGCGCACCGGCTCGCCGCCGGGCGGTCCGAGCGGCCGCCGGTCCGGCGCCGCCCGCCGCCGGAACTGACCGTGACCAAGGAGTTCGACCCGCCACTGGACCGGGTGGACGTGGCGGCGTTCATGGCCAAGACCATGGCCGCCGGGTTCCAGGCCGGGCTGACCGCCTGGGGGCTGGCCTGCACCCGGCTGGGCGTGCACGCCCGTACCGGGAACGGCCAGGAGATGTCGCGGATCTGGCGGTGCGCCGAACCGCTCGACGAGCAAGGCGTCGCCGACCGGGTGCGCTGGCAGTTCGAGGGCTGGCTGAAGGGCACCCCCGAATCCCGTCCGACGGCGGGCGTGGTCCAGCTGCGGCTGGTGCCGGAGGAAACCGTCGAGGGCCGGTCGCTGCAGCTCGGCCTGGTCGGCACCGAGCAGCAGCTCGCCGACGAACGGGCCGCGCAGGCGATGGTGCACGTCCAGGGCCTGCTCGGGCCGGAAGCCGTGGTCACCCCCGTGCTCGACGGCGGCCGCGGCCCGGCCGAGCGGGTGCGGCTGGTGCCGTGGGGTGAGCGCCGGGTGCCCGCGCGCCTGCCCGAAGCACGCTGGGACGGGCGGCTGCCGATGCCCGCGACGGTGTTCCCCGAGCCGCCGCCGGCGCGGGTGTTCGACCCGAGCGGGACCGAACTGCGGATCACCGAGCGTTACCAGCTCAGCGGGCCACCGGCCGCGGTGGTGGTGAACGGCGGGCCCGCGCACACCGTGCGCGACTGGGCGGGGCCGTGGCGGGCCAGGCACGGCCGGTCGGACCGGATGCGGCTGCAGGTGGTGCTCGACGGGAAACCTGCCAGGGCGCTGCTGCTGGCCCGCGCGCTCGACCATCCGATGTGGACAGTGGAAGGGGAGTACGGCTAG